A window of Sagittula sp. P11 genomic DNA:
GCCCACCTCGGGCGTGCCGGTGCCGGGTGCGAAGGTCGGGTCGACGAAGTCGATGTCGTAGCTGACGTAGGTCGCCCCATCGCCCACGATATCGCGCGCCTCCTGCATCACGTCCGGGATGCCCCGGTCGAAGAACTCCTCGATCTCGACAATGCGGATTCCCTCGGCCCTGGCGAAATCGCGGTCCTCGGCATCGTACATCGTGCCCCGGATGCCGATCTGGATGACACGTTTCGGGTCCAGCAGCCCCTCTTCCACGGCGCGGCGGAACGGGGTGCCGTGGGTATACATCGTGCCGCCGAAATAGCTGTGGAACAGGTCGGTGTGGCTGTCGAAATGGATCATGCCCAGCGGACCGCTGCGGGCCAGCGCGCGCAGGACCGGCAGGGAGGTCAGGTGGTCGCCGCCCGCCGTCAGGGGCCGGATGTTCGCCGCGACAAGCGTGTCGAAGAAGGCGGTGATCCGCGCCATGCTGTCCTGGATGTCGGCAGGGTTCGGTCCCACGTCCCCCAGATCCGCGCAGTTCACCGTCTCGAACGGACGCTGGCCTGTGACCTGGTGCTGCGCCCGGATCATGGTGGAGGCGTCGCGCAGCTGGCGCGGGCCATGGCGCGGGCCGGGACGATTGGTGGTGCCGCTGTCCCACGGCACGCCGACGATGCCTACGTCGACCTCGGCAAAGCGGGGATGCTCCGGACCGACATGGGGCAGCCGCATGAAGGTCGGCACACCGGCAAACCGCGGCAGGTCAAAGCCGGACACAGGGTGGAAGAACGAATCGGACGTCATGGGCAACCTTTCTTGCGGGCAGGGGCATCTCGCCCGCTGCGTCTTGTGACGGCGCGGCCTCAGACCAGCCGGGCGTGACGGGTGACGGGACCGTCGCCCTGTGCCTCGATCCGGGCGACGGCCTCGGCGATGGGCTCATGGGCGGTGGCCATGTGGTGGGCATTGGCGTGCAGCAGCGTTTCGGGATCGGAGACCCACGCCACATGGCCCTTCCAGAACATCAGATCGCCCCGCTGCGGCGGCGTGCCGGGCGGCAAGGTCTCTCCCAGTTCGCGGGCCTGCATGTCGCTGTCGCCGGGACACGGGATGTTGCACATCCGGCAGCCCATCTGCACCAGCCCGGAACAGTCGATCCCGAAGGCGGAATTGCCCCCCCAGAGGTAGGGCGTCCCGATCAGCCGCTCGGACACCGCGACCGGGTCGCTCTCGTACTGGCCGACGGGCACCATCTGCGTGCCCCTGACCCAGCGGTTCACACCGACGTGCGGCGTATAGATCTGAGTGTTGAACCAGTTGTCCTCACGTTCCGTTGCGCGGACGAGAGAGCCCATCGACAGAACGATCGGCGTGCCCGGCTGCTTGACGTCGCGGCTTTCGATCCCGATGGCGCGTGCGGCAGAGACGCGATGCGTGGCCGGCGACTGGACAGCCCGGAGGTAGGAGCGGGAGATGTAGCCGACGTAGCCATCCGCCTCGGCAAAACCGAAGGCGTATTCGCTGTAGGTTTCACCGTGGGCTATGCGTTCGACGTCCAATACGCGGAAAAGCTCCCCGGTCAGAAGCTGGCGCTCCCGCTTGCCGCCGGGCGCGTTCAGCAGGTCGGCG
This region includes:
- the speB gene encoding agmatinase, which gives rise to MTSDSFFHPVSGFDLPRFAGVPTFMRLPHVGPEHPRFAEVDVGIVGVPWDSGTTNRPGPRHGPRQLRDASTMIRAQHQVTGQRPFETVNCADLGDVGPNPADIQDSMARITAFFDTLVAANIRPLTAGGDHLTSLPVLRALARSGPLGMIHFDSHTDLFHSYFGGTMYTHGTPFRRAVEEGLLDPKRVIQIGIRGTMYDAEDRDFARAEGIRIVEIEEFFDRGIPDVMQEARDIVGDGATYVSYDIDFVDPTFAPGTGTPEVGGPNSFEALRVCRELAGVNIVGADLVEVSPPFDQSGATAFLGVSIMFELLCSMLARTA
- a CDS encoding NlpC/P60 family protein, coding for MSAPTDRRLLRSNGRVAHVSLEGQVKATAFTEGELHSINRPGPADLLNAPGGKRERQLLTGELFRVLDVERIAHGETYSEYAFGFAEADGYVGYISRSYLRAVQSPATHRVSAARAIGIESRDVKQPGTPIVLSMGSLVRATEREDNWFNTQIYTPHVGVNRWVRGTQMVPVGQYESDPVAVSERLIGTPYLWGGNSAFGIDCSGLVQMGCRMCNIPCPGDSDMQARELGETLPPGTPPQRGDLMFWKGHVAWVSDPETLLHANAHHMATAHEPIAEAVARIEAQGDGPVTRHARLV